A window of Leclercia adecarboxylata contains these coding sequences:
- the kduD gene encoding 2-dehydro-3-deoxy-D-gluconate 5-dehydrogenase KduD codes for MILDAFSLQGKVAVVTGCDTGLGQGMAVGLAEAGCDIVGINIVEPQETIERVTALGRRFLSLTADLRKIDAIPELLDRAVAEFGKIDILVNNAGLIRREDAINFSEQDWDDVMNLNIKSVFFMSQAAAKHFIAQGNGGKIINIASMLSFQGGIRVPSYTASKSGVMGVTRLLANEWAQHNINVNAIAPGYMATNNTQQLRADEERSAAILERIPAGRWGLPSDLMGPVVFLASSASDYINGYTVAVDGGWLAR; via the coding sequence ATGATTCTGGATGCATTTTCTCTGCAAGGTAAAGTGGCGGTTGTGACCGGTTGCGACACGGGTCTCGGCCAGGGCATGGCGGTAGGTCTGGCGGAAGCGGGCTGCGACATCGTGGGTATCAACATCGTTGAGCCGCAGGAGACCATTGAGCGTGTGACCGCGCTGGGCCGTCGTTTCCTGAGCCTGACCGCTGACCTGCGTAAAATCGACGCGATCCCTGAGCTGCTGGATCGTGCGGTGGCTGAATTCGGTAAAATCGACATTCTGGTGAACAACGCCGGTCTGATCCGTCGTGAAGACGCGATCAACTTCAGCGAGCAGGACTGGGATGACGTCATGAACCTGAACATCAAGAGCGTGTTCTTCATGTCTCAGGCGGCGGCGAAGCACTTCATCGCCCAGGGCAACGGCGGCAAAATCATCAACATCGCTTCCATGCTCTCCTTCCAGGGCGGCATCCGTGTTCCTTCTTATACCGCATCCAAAAGCGGCGTAATGGGCGTAACCCGTCTGCTGGCGAACGAGTGGGCGCAGCACAATATCAACGTGAACGCCATTGCGCCGGGCTACATGGCGACTAACAACACCCAGCAGCTGCGCGCTGACGAAGAGCGTAGTGCGGCAATCCTTGAGCGTATCCCTGCGGGGCGCTGGGGTCTGCCAAGCGATCTGATGGGGCCGGTAGTGTTCCTGGCGTCCAGCGCATCTGACTACATCAACGGCTACACCGTAGCGGTTGACGGCGGCTGGCTGGCGCGTTAA
- the kduI gene encoding 5-dehydro-4-deoxy-D-glucuronate isomerase — MEVRQSIHSAHAKTLDTQGLRDEFLVEKVFVADEYTMVYSHIDRIIVGGIMPVAKTVSVGGEVGKQLGVSFFLERRELGVINIGGPGTITVDGQCYEIGHRDALYVGKGAQEVVFASVDSGKPAKFYYNCAPAHTTYPTKKVTPAEVSPVTLGDNLTSNRRTINKYFVPDVLETCQLSMGLTELEPGNLWNTMPCHTHERRMEVYFYFNMEEDACVFHMMGQPQETRHIVMHNEQAVISPSWSIHSGVGTRAYTFIWGMVGENQVFDDMDHVAVKDLR; from the coding sequence GTGGAAGTCAGACAAAGCATCCACAGTGCGCATGCAAAAACGCTGGATACCCAGGGACTGCGCGATGAGTTTTTAGTCGAGAAAGTGTTTGTCGCAGATGAATACACCATGGTGTACAGCCACATTGACCGCATTATCGTTGGCGGCATTATGCCGGTTGCTAAAACGGTTTCTGTTGGTGGCGAAGTGGGCAAACAGCTGGGCGTAAGCTTCTTCCTGGAGCGTCGCGAGCTGGGCGTAATTAACATCGGCGGACCGGGCACCATCACCGTTGACGGCCAGTGCTATGAGATTGGTCATCGCGATGCGCTGTACGTCGGTAAAGGCGCGCAGGAAGTGGTGTTCGCCAGCGTGGACAGCGGCAAACCGGCGAAGTTCTACTACAACTGCGCCCCGGCACACACCACCTATCCAACCAAAAAAGTGACCCCGGCGGAGGTTTCTCCGGTCACGCTGGGTGACAACCTCACCAGTAACCGCCGCACCATCAACAAATACTTCGTTCCCGACGTGCTGGAAACCTGCCAGCTCAGCATGGGGCTGACCGAGCTTGAGCCGGGCAACCTGTGGAACACCATGCCGTGCCATACCCACGAGCGCCGCATGGAAGTGTACTTCTACTTCAATATGGAAGAAGACGCCTGTGTATTCCATATGATGGGCCAGCCGCAGGAGACGCGCCATATCGTTATGCATAACGAGCAGGCAGTCATCTCTCCAAGCTGGTCTATTCACTCCGGCGTAGGCACGCGTGCCTATACCTTCATCTGGGGCATGGTAGGTGAAAACCAGGTCTTCGATGATATGGACCACGTTGCCGTTAAGGATCTGCGCTAG
- a CDS encoding oligogalacturonate lyase family protein, which produces MAKGMRVKLNYEVSRDPDTGVEVTRLTPPEVTCHRNYFYQKCFFNDGSHLLFAGEFDGHWNYYLLDLKNAEAVQLTEGAGDNTFGGFLSPDDKSLYYVKNDRTLREVNLTTLEEREVYRVSDDWVGYGTWVANSDCTKLVGIEIAKSDWTPLNDWKIFHDFFHKGPHCRLLRVDLQTGESSVIHEEKNWLGHPIYRPFDDNTVAFCHEGPHDLVDARMWMVNEDGSNVRKVKEHAEGESCTHEFWVPNGSALVYVSYLKGQQGRTVYSFNPDTGENKAVMKMPACSHLMSNFDGTLLVGDGSGTPVDVKDTSGYTIDNDPYLYAFDVAQKAYFRIARHDTSWATVANSRQVTHPHPSFTPDDKAVLFSSDKDGKPALYIAKLPEQPELLRE; this is translated from the coding sequence ATGGCAAAAGGTATGCGGGTCAAACTGAACTATGAGGTCAGCCGCGATCCGGATACAGGCGTGGAAGTGACCCGCCTGACCCCCCCTGAAGTTACCTGTCATCGTAACTACTTCTACCAAAAGTGCTTTTTCAACGATGGTAGCCACCTGCTGTTTGCCGGTGAATTCGATGGCCACTGGAACTACTACCTGCTGGATCTGAAAAACGCCGAAGCGGTGCAGTTAACCGAAGGCGCGGGCGATAATACCTTTGGCGGCTTCCTGTCGCCGGATGACAAATCCCTCTATTACGTTAAGAACGATCGCACCCTGCGCGAAGTCAATCTGACCACCCTTGAAGAGCGGGAAGTGTATCGCGTCAGCGACGACTGGGTTGGCTACGGCACCTGGGTGGCGAACAGCGACTGCACTAAACTGGTCGGCATCGAAATTGCGAAAAGCGACTGGACACCGCTGAACGACTGGAAAATCTTCCACGACTTCTTCCATAAGGGCCCACACTGCCGTCTGCTGCGGGTGGATCTGCAGACCGGTGAAAGCAGCGTGATCCACGAAGAGAAAAACTGGCTCGGCCATCCGATTTACCGTCCGTTTGACGACAATACCGTCGCGTTCTGCCACGAAGGTCCGCACGATCTGGTGGATGCCCGCATGTGGATGGTCAACGAAGACGGCAGCAACGTGCGTAAGGTAAAAGAACACGCCGAAGGCGAAAGCTGCACCCATGAATTCTGGGTCCCGAACGGCTCGGCGCTGGTGTATGTCTCTTATCTGAAAGGCCAGCAAGGGCGTACCGTGTACAGCTTCAACCCGGACACCGGCGAGAACAAAGCGGTCATGAAGATGCCAGCCTGTTCGCATCTGATGAGCAACTTTGACGGCACGCTGCTGGTGGGTGACGGTTCCGGTACGCCGGTAGATGTGAAAGATACCAGCGGCTACACCATCGACAACGATCCCTATCTGTACGCGTTTGACGTGGCGCAAAAGGCTTACTTCCGCATCGCCCGTCACGATACCTCCTGGGCAACGGTGGCGAACAGCCGTCAGGTTACCCATCCGCATCCGTCCTTTACCCCGGATGATAAAGCGGTTCTGTTTAGTTCCGATAAAGACGGCAAACCTGCTCTCTATATTGCGAAGCTGCCTGAGCAACCTGAATTATTGCGTGAATAA
- a CDS encoding oligogalacturonate-specific porin KdgM family protein, producing the protein MFKKSLVLASLIGASFAAQAVTVDLRHEYIDSGSNADRVAVSHRFENGFGFSVEAKWKSGGDKADQPFSDIVGNGHEDQISWRWKANQNIALTPGFTLESKDSFTIYKPYLHAQYSFDNGFYVAARYRYDYTRYPSSSNKDDDKVNRGDAWVGWVMGDWRTELNYVYAKSSEGNIRNNNKDYSQEYNVKLAYKIDKNWAPYGEVGNVGVKETDERQTRLRVGVAYSF; encoded by the coding sequence ATGTTTAAGAAATCTCTGGTCCTTGCTTCACTTATTGGCGCTTCTTTCGCAGCTCAGGCTGTCACCGTGGATCTGCGTCACGAATACATCGATAGCGGCTCGAACGCAGACCGTGTTGCGGTTTCGCACCGTTTCGAAAATGGTTTTGGTTTTTCTGTAGAAGCGAAATGGAAGTCAGGCGGTGATAAAGCCGATCAGCCATTTTCGGATATTGTAGGCAACGGTCACGAAGATCAGATCAGCTGGCGCTGGAAAGCGAACCAGAACATTGCGTTAACACCAGGTTTTACGCTCGAAAGTAAAGACAGCTTCACCATTTATAAACCGTATCTGCACGCGCAATATAGCTTTGACAATGGCTTCTATGTCGCTGCCCGTTACCGCTATGACTACACCCGTTATCCATCAAGCTCGAATAAAGACGACGATAAAGTAAACCGTGGTGATGCGTGGGTAGGTTGGGTAATGGGCGACTGGCGCACCGAGCTGAACTACGTCTATGCGAAAAGCTCCGAAGGGAATATTCGTAACAATAATAAAGATTACTCCCAGGAATATAACGTCAAGCTGGCGTATAAAATCGATAAAAACTGGGCACCGTACGGCGAAGTGGGTAACGTCGGTGTGAAAGAGACCGATGAACGCCAGACCCGTCTGCGTGTCGGCGTGGCATATTCATTCTGA
- a CDS encoding acetyl-CoA C-acetyltransferase, producing MKDVVIVGALRTAIGCFQGALSRHSAVELGSVVVRALVERSGIEAHEIDEVILGQVLTAGAGQNPARQAALKGGLPNTVSAITINDVCGSGLKALHLATQAIQCGEADVVIAGGQENMSRAPHVLTDSRTGAQLGNSQLIDSLVHDGLWDAFNDYHMGVTAENLAREYGITRELQDAYALSSQHKARAAIDAGRFRDEIVPVVARKQGGESLLVDTDEQPRTDASAEGLAQLNPAFELTGSVTAGNASSINDGAAAVMMMSESKAESLNLPVLARIKAFASVGVDPALMGIAPVHATRRCLERAGWELADVDLIEVNEAFAAQALSVGKMLEWDERRVNVNGGAIALGHPIGASGCRILVSLVHEMVKRDVRKGLATLCIGGGQGVALAIER from the coding sequence ATGAAAGACGTCGTGATAGTGGGTGCATTGCGTACCGCAATCGGCTGTTTCCAGGGAGCGCTCTCACGCCACTCGGCGGTTGAGTTAGGCAGCGTGGTGGTTCGTGCGCTGGTGGAGCGCAGCGGCATCGAAGCACACGAGATCGACGAAGTGATCCTCGGTCAGGTGCTGACCGCTGGCGCCGGGCAAAACCCTGCCCGCCAGGCCGCGCTGAAGGGCGGATTACCCAACACCGTCTCTGCCATTACCATCAACGACGTGTGCGGCTCCGGCTTAAAGGCGCTGCATCTGGCGACCCAGGCGATCCAGTGCGGTGAAGCCGATGTGGTGATCGCAGGTGGCCAGGAGAACATGAGCCGGGCGCCGCACGTGCTAACCGACAGCCGCACCGGGGCGCAGCTGGGCAACAGCCAGCTTATCGACAGCCTGGTGCATGACGGCCTGTGGGACGCTTTCAACGACTACCATATGGGCGTTACCGCGGAAAACCTGGCGCGTGAATATGGCATCACCCGTGAACTCCAGGACGCCTATGCCCTGAGTTCCCAGCATAAGGCCCGGGCCGCTATCGACGCGGGCCGCTTCCGGGATGAGATTGTGCCGGTCGTCGCCCGGAAGCAGGGCGGGGAGAGCCTGCTGGTGGATACCGACGAGCAGCCGCGCACCGACGCCAGCGCAGAAGGGCTGGCCCAGCTCAATCCTGCCTTTGAGCTCACCGGCTCGGTCACTGCCGGAAACGCCTCCTCTATTAACGACGGTGCCGCCGCGGTAATGATGATGAGTGAGAGCAAAGCCGAATCGCTGAATCTGCCGGTACTGGCGCGGATCAAAGCCTTTGCCAGCGTCGGCGTCGATCCTGCCTTAATGGGTATCGCCCCGGTACACGCCACCCGCCGCTGTCTTGAGCGGGCGGGCTGGGAGCTGGCGGACGTTGATCTGATCGAGGTGAATGAAGCCTTTGCTGCTCAGGCACTGTCGGTGGGCAAAATGCTGGAGTGGGATGAACGCCGGGTCAACGTCAACGGTGGCGCCATCGCCCTGGGCCACCCTATCGGTGCCTCAGGCTGCCGTATTCTGGTCTCGCTGGTGCATGAGATGGTGAAACGCGATGTCCGCAAAGGACTGGCAACGCTGTGTATCGGCGGCGGACAGGGCGTGGCATTAGCCATTGAAAGATAA
- a CDS encoding M20 aminoacylase family protein — translation MSDCIIPEIKESEEEIIAIRRHLHANPELSLEEFNTSNLVARQLEGWGYKVTREIGKTGVVGSITKGQGTKSIGLRADMDALPILEATDLPWASTVPGKMHACGHDGHTAILLAAAKYIASDACQFNGTVHLIFQPAEEAIGGADLMIKDGLFDRFPCDRIFALHNMPYLPTGKFGFYEGNFMASADTVKITLKGYGGHGAHPERTVDPIVTGAALIMSLQSIVARNVPPGETAVVTVGTFQSGIASNVIPDSAVMELTVRSMKPEIRDLLIRRIQEIADFTARSYGATSDVEIYDSYPVLVNDAEQTAFARQLAVEFFGEEAVLDSVSPSNGSEDFAFMLQQRPGSYFLLGNGVKGEKGGCMVHNPGYDFNDEIITTGASFFARLVENYCR, via the coding sequence ATGTCCGACTGTATCATTCCAGAAATCAAAGAATCAGAAGAAGAAATCATTGCTATTCGCCGTCATTTACATGCCAATCCCGAATTAAGCCTGGAAGAGTTTAATACCAGTAATCTGGTTGCCCGCCAGCTCGAAGGCTGGGGCTATAAGGTCACGCGGGAGATCGGCAAAACCGGCGTGGTCGGCTCGATCACCAAAGGCCAGGGCACAAAATCCATCGGCCTGCGCGCCGATATGGATGCCCTGCCGATCCTCGAAGCCACCGATTTACCCTGGGCCAGCACCGTACCGGGCAAAATGCACGCCTGCGGCCATGATGGCCATACGGCCATCTTATTAGCCGCCGCGAAATATATCGCCTCCGACGCCTGCCAGTTTAACGGCACCGTGCACCTTATCTTCCAGCCTGCCGAAGAGGCCATTGGCGGCGCGGATCTGATGATCAAAGACGGGCTGTTCGATCGCTTCCCCTGCGACCGTATTTTTGCCCTGCACAATATGCCTTACCTGCCGACCGGGAAATTTGGCTTCTATGAGGGCAACTTTATGGCCTCTGCCGATACCGTGAAAATCACCCTGAAAGGGTACGGCGGGCATGGCGCGCACCCGGAACGCACCGTGGATCCCATTGTGACCGGTGCGGCGCTGATCATGTCCCTGCAGAGCATTGTGGCGCGTAACGTGCCGCCGGGTGAAACCGCGGTTGTCACCGTGGGCACCTTCCAGTCGGGCATTGCCTCCAACGTGATCCCGGACAGCGCGGTGATGGAGCTGACGGTGCGTTCGATGAAGCCGGAGATCCGCGACCTGCTGATCCGCCGTATTCAGGAGATCGCCGACTTTACCGCCCGCAGCTACGGCGCCACCAGCGACGTGGAGATCTATGATTCCTATCCGGTACTGGTGAACGATGCGGAACAGACCGCCTTTGCCCGCCAGCTGGCCGTGGAGTTCTTTGGTGAAGAGGCGGTACTCGACAGCGTCTCCCCGTCCAACGGCAGCGAAGATTTTGCCTTTATGCTGCAGCAACGCCCGGGAAGCTACTTCCTGCTCGGCAACGGCGTGAAAGGGGAAAAAGGCGGCTGCATGGTGCATAACCCCGGCTACGACTTCAATGACGAGATCATTACTACCGGGGCCTCCTTCTTTGCCCGTCTGGTTGAAAACTATTGCCGTTAA
- a CDS encoding lysine/arginine/ornithine ABC transporter substrate-binding protein produces the protein MKKYLLPLVALLAASSAFAAETKALRFGVDPTFAPFESKSPQGEVVGFDIDLGNAICQHLQAKCVWVENNFDGIIPSLKARKFDAILSGMYITEKRKEQIAFSDKIYSGPVFLVARKNTLPGNSLAQLKGKTIGVEQGSAQETYANQKWRGEGVNVVAYQGADQVIRDLESGRIDGAVLSGVMAEYSFLSQPQGKEFAFVGGALQDDALFGAGAAIGLRKEDEQLRQDLNGAIAAILADGTYKKLAAKYFSFDIYTGK, from the coding sequence ATGAAAAAATACCTTTTACCCCTGGTGGCCCTGCTGGCTGCCTCATCCGCCTTCGCGGCCGAAACGAAAGCGCTGCGTTTTGGCGTGGATCCGACCTTTGCGCCCTTTGAGTCCAAAAGCCCGCAGGGTGAAGTCGTCGGGTTTGATATCGATCTGGGGAATGCCATCTGTCAGCACCTGCAGGCGAAATGCGTCTGGGTTGAGAACAATTTCGACGGCATCATCCCTTCCCTTAAAGCGCGTAAATTTGATGCCATTCTTTCGGGGATGTACATCACCGAAAAACGTAAAGAGCAGATTGCCTTCAGCGATAAAATTTACAGCGGCCCGGTGTTCCTTGTGGCGCGCAAAAACACGCTTCCCGGCAACAGCCTGGCGCAGCTGAAGGGGAAAACCATCGGCGTGGAGCAGGGTTCCGCTCAGGAAACCTATGCCAACCAGAAATGGCGCGGCGAGGGCGTTAACGTTGTGGCCTATCAGGGTGCGGACCAGGTGATCCGCGACCTGGAATCCGGCCGTATCGATGGGGCGGTGCTCTCCGGGGTGATGGCAGAGTACAGCTTCCTCAGCCAGCCGCAGGGCAAAGAGTTCGCCTTTGTCGGCGGCGCGCTGCAGGACGATGCCCTGTTTGGCGCCGGGGCTGCCATCGGTCTGCGTAAAGAGGATGAGCAGCTGCGTCAGGATCTGAACGGCGCCATCGCCGCGATCCTGGCCGACGGCACCTATAAAAAGCTCGCCGCGAAATACTTCAGCTTCGATATCTATACCGGCAAATAG
- a CDS encoding cupin domain-containing protein, which yields MTVNDTITPRELMLSSKDWVPNHPHLPVLIYKGVITDGDVAGQFEQRFADNGWPPQWRDGIFDYHHYHTTAHEVLGIARGTARLVIGGPGGEEIDVEAGDALLLPAGTGHCRLSASLDFMVVGAYPPGMEFDLCKQAATPAILARIVALPFPERDPVNGGSPPLTQHWKLPPSSQ from the coding sequence ATGACCGTTAACGATACCATTACGCCCCGGGAGCTGATGCTCTCGTCTAAAGACTGGGTGCCGAATCATCCCCATCTGCCGGTACTGATTTATAAAGGGGTGATAACGGATGGCGACGTTGCCGGCCAGTTCGAACAACGGTTTGCCGACAACGGCTGGCCACCTCAGTGGCGCGATGGGATTTTTGATTATCACCATTACCACACTACCGCCCATGAAGTCCTGGGCATTGCCCGGGGGACAGCGCGGCTGGTCATTGGCGGGCCTGGTGGTGAGGAGATAGACGTCGAAGCAGGGGATGCACTGCTATTACCTGCGGGAACCGGGCACTGCCGCTTATCTGCCTCTCTCGATTTTATGGTGGTGGGAGCCTATCCGCCGGGAATGGAATTCGATCTTTGCAAGCAGGCGGCGACGCCAGCGATACTGGCGCGGATCGTTGCCCTGCCGTTTCCTGAGCGGGACCCGGTGAACGGCGGCTCGCCCCCCTTAACCCAGCACTGGAAATTGCCGCCCTCCAGCCAGTGA
- a CDS encoding LysR family transcriptional regulator, with protein MRYSPEALTAFVETVAAGSFSAAARRLRKSQSTISTAIAHLEEDLGFALFDRSARQPVLTAQGRQVLGYVQSILAASARLDELAVSLSEETEARLTFVLSDTLHPDVLEDMLFRFDERFPHTEFECLIGEEEDVIDLLQKERAQIGLTGARESYPTDIAAVRLPMQTHMAIYTSATHPLAGQQRLDADELHGWRELRLNTYLEREPVLAQGPVWSAPNYLMLLSMAVQGFGWCALPCALVEEFAPAKALVQLNVSGWPRSVAIDLLWNKRSPPGTAGNWLRNWLQLKADPL; from the coding sequence ATGCGCTACTCCCCCGAAGCGTTAACCGCGTTCGTCGAGACGGTGGCGGCAGGATCGTTCTCTGCCGCCGCGCGACGCCTGCGGAAAAGCCAGTCCACCATCAGTACCGCCATCGCCCATCTTGAAGAGGATCTGGGCTTCGCCCTTTTCGATCGCAGCGCCCGCCAGCCGGTGCTTACCGCCCAGGGCAGGCAGGTCCTTGGCTATGTTCAGTCGATTCTGGCAGCCAGCGCGCGGCTGGATGAGCTGGCGGTTTCTCTCAGCGAAGAGACCGAAGCGCGGCTGACGTTCGTCCTCTCTGATACCCTGCACCCCGACGTGCTGGAAGATATGCTGTTTCGTTTTGATGAGCGTTTTCCCCATACCGAATTCGAATGCCTGATTGGTGAAGAGGAAGACGTCATCGACCTGCTGCAAAAAGAGCGGGCGCAAATCGGCCTTACCGGGGCGCGGGAGAGCTATCCCACCGACATCGCCGCCGTTCGCCTGCCGATGCAGACCCATATGGCGATCTACACCTCGGCCACCCATCCACTGGCAGGACAACAACGCCTTGACGCGGACGAACTGCACGGCTGGCGGGAGCTGCGTCTTAACACCTATCTGGAGCGGGAGCCGGTGCTGGCGCAGGGGCCGGTGTGGTCGGCGCCCAACTACCTGATGCTGCTCAGCATGGCGGTACAGGGCTTCGGCTGGTGCGCGCTGCCCTGTGCGCTGGTGGAGGAGTTTGCCCCGGCAAAGGCGCTGGTGCAGCTCAACGTGTCGGGCTGGCCGCGCTCGGTGGCCATCGATCTGCTCTGGAACAAGCGCTCCCCGCCGGGAACGGCAGGCAACTGGCTGCGGAACTGGCTGCAGCTAAAAGCGGATCCGTTGTGA
- a CDS encoding multidrug/biocide efflux PACE transporter has protein sequence MQHNDVQRRKLPERIFHAVCFEGIATAILAPTTAWLMQRPVLEMGGLTIILATTAMIWNIIFNAVFDRLWPRHKVPRTAKVRALHALGFEVGFIFIGVGIVSLVLGVSLLQAFTLEIGFFIFFLPYTMVYNWAYDTLRDRIVKRRQQRDIITP, from the coding sequence ATGCAGCACAACGATGTTCAGCGCAGAAAACTGCCGGAACGTATTTTTCACGCCGTCTGTTTCGAGGGTATTGCCACAGCAATTCTTGCACCGACTACCGCATGGCTGATGCAGCGCCCGGTGCTCGAAATGGGCGGATTAACCATTATCCTCGCTACCACGGCGATGATCTGGAACATCATCTTTAACGCTGTGTTTGACAGGCTGTGGCCGCGGCATAAGGTGCCCCGCACCGCAAAAGTCCGCGCCCTGCACGCCCTTGGCTTTGAAGTGGGGTTCATCTTTATCGGGGTCGGTATTGTGTCGCTGGTGCTGGGCGTGAGCCTGCTTCAGGCCTTCACGCTGGAGATTGGCTTCTTTATTTTCTTCCTGCCTTACACCATGGTTTATAACTGGGCGTATGACACCCTGCGGGATCGCATTGTGAAGCGACGCCAGCAGCGAGACATTATCACCCCGTAA
- a CDS encoding amino acid permease, translating into MSKIWSKEETLWSFALYGTAVGAGTLFLPIQLGSAGAIVLLITALVAYPFTYWPHKALCQFILCAKTKSSEGITGAVTHYYGKKIGNLITTLYFVAFFVVVQIYAVAITNSLTEQLAKHITVDTTVRVLVSLGVVLTLNLIFLMGRHATLRVMGFLVFPLIAYFLLVSLYLTHSWQPSLLTSQMTFDQHTLHQVWISIPVMVFAFSHTPIISTFAVDRREKYGDAAMGKCTRIMKVAYLIICLSVLFFVVSCLLSIPPSYIVAAKEQGVTILSALSMMPSSPSWLGISGIVVAIVAMSKSFLGTYFGVIEGATEMVKSSLNQVGVKKSRAFNRAVSVMGVSLITFAVCCINPNAISMIYAISGPLIAMILFIMPTLSTFLIPALKPYRSVGNVLTLIIGVLCVSVMFIA; encoded by the coding sequence ATGTCGAAAATCTGGTCTAAAGAAGAGACCCTCTGGAGCTTTGCCCTCTACGGCACTGCCGTGGGCGCAGGAACCTTGTTTCTGCCCATCCAGCTCGGGTCTGCAGGGGCTATCGTCCTGCTCATCACCGCCCTTGTGGCTTATCCATTCACATACTGGCCCCACAAAGCCTTATGCCAGTTCATCCTCTGTGCTAAAACCAAAAGCAGCGAAGGGATCACCGGAGCGGTGACACACTACTACGGGAAAAAGATCGGCAATCTGATCACCACCCTCTACTTTGTCGCCTTTTTTGTGGTGGTGCAGATTTATGCCGTGGCGATCACCAACTCGCTTACCGAACAGCTGGCGAAGCATATAACGGTGGATACCACCGTACGTGTGCTGGTCAGTCTGGGCGTGGTACTGACGTTAAACCTGATCTTTTTGATGGGGCGGCATGCCACCCTCCGGGTGATGGGCTTTCTGGTCTTCCCACTGATTGCTTACTTCCTGCTGGTGTCGCTCTATCTCACCCACAGCTGGCAGCCCTCGCTGCTCACCAGCCAGATGACCTTCGATCAACATACGCTGCACCAGGTGTGGATCTCCATTCCGGTGATGGTGTTCGCCTTTAGCCATACGCCGATCATTTCGACCTTTGCCGTCGACCGGCGGGAGAAATATGGCGACGCCGCCATGGGCAAATGCACCCGCATTATGAAAGTGGCCTACCTGATTATCTGCCTGAGCGTGCTGTTCTTCGTCGTCAGCTGCCTGCTGTCGATCCCGCCGTCGTACATCGTCGCCGCCAAAGAGCAAGGGGTTACTATTCTCTCGGCACTCTCCATGATGCCCTCCTCCCCTTCGTGGCTTGGGATCTCCGGGATTGTGGTCGCCATTGTCGCCATGTCGAAGTCGTTTCTCGGGACCTATTTCGGGGTGATTGAAGGAGCGACGGAGATGGTGAAATCATCATTAAATCAGGTTGGGGTGAAGAAAAGCCGGGCCTTTAACCGGGCCGTGTCGGTGATGGGCGTATCATTAATCACCTTTGCGGTGTGCTGCATTAATCCCAATGCCATCTCGATGATCTATGCCATCAGCGGGCCGCTTATCGCCATGATTTTGTTCATCATGCCGACCCTGTCGACCTTCCTCATTCCGGCGCTGAAGCCCTACCGCTCCGTCGGCAATGTGCTGACGCTGATTATCGGGGTGTTGTGCGTGTCGGTGATGTTTATCGCTTAA
- a CDS encoding GNAT family N-acetyltransferase, producing MEIQEGHNKFYVNDAEGNQVAEIVFVPTGEHLSIIEHTDVDPSLKGQGVGKQLVAKVVEKMRAENRKIIPLCPFAKHEFDNTREYDDIRA from the coding sequence ATGGAAATTCAGGAAGGCCATAACAAGTTTTATGTCAACGATGCCGAAGGCAACCAGGTCGCGGAGATCGTCTTTGTTCCTACCGGCGAACATCTCAGCATTATTGAGCATACCGATGTCGATCCCAGCCTGAAAGGCCAGGGGGTGGGTAAACAGCTGGTGGCAAAAGTGGTGGAGAAGATGCGTGCAGAAAACCGCAAAATCATTCCTCTTTGTCCTTTCGCCAAACATGAATTTGATAATACCCGCGAATACGACGATATCCGCGCCTGA
- the yjdI gene encoding 4Fe-4S mono-cluster protein YjdI: MDNELLEAGYRAYTGEKIDVYFNTGICQHSGNCVRGSAKLFNLKRKPWIIPDEVDTDTVVRVIDSCPSGALKYRHK, translated from the coding sequence ATGGATAACGAACTGCTGGAGGCGGGATACCGGGCCTATACCGGTGAGAAAATTGACGTCTACTTCAATACCGGTATCTGTCAGCACTCGGGAAACTGCGTGCGCGGCAGCGCTAAGCTCTTCAACCTGAAACGCAAACCCTGGATCATCCCCGATGAAGTGGATACCGATACGGTTGTGCGTGTGATCGACTCCTGCCCAAGCGGCGCCCTCAAGTACCGCCACAAATAA